The sequence AATTCAACGCCCtccacctccctcctctctcagcaccaagcaaaggcagcagctcaCCGGCACTGTGGGTTTGTGCCGCTTGATGGGTGGGATTGGTGCAGGTGTGGCAGGAGGAGTTGGCACCAAGGTCCCCAGCTGGGACACGTCCTGGGCTGGCCCGTACTTGACACCGCGGTTGGTGCCGGGACACTGCGGGAGCAGCCGTGGCACCGGGATCCCCCTGCCCCCCATGGCAGCTCTGTTCAAAGGATGCACCAGAGCAGCCAGCTTCCTCCTGGCTGCCTCCAGCTCATTCTTCATGTTGTTAAATATCACCATGGATCTTCTCTGCTTGCTGGGGTCCgggctggctgggctgtggACATTTTTCTCTGGTGAGGGCTCCAGCAAGCCAGGCGATGTCTTTGGTCGGGTCTGGTAAAAGCTGAGACGTGAAGCCACGCTTCTCCCAGAGCTTCTCCTCCTGGAGAGGAGCTTTTCATCCTTGTCATTCTCCTCCAGGGAGGTCGAGGAGTACTCATCGTCCGAGTAGTCGCCCTCCTCGGAGTGCCAGGTCTCGCTCTCGGTGTCGGACAGGCCCGCCCTGCCCCTGGCGTGCCCGTAGGAGGTGTCGGCGGCGCTCATGCTGATGGAGCGCCGCACCGCCGCGTCCCGCGCCCGGCCCCCGTAGCTGTCAGCGGGgtccaccagcagcagccagcacggCGGGGCTGTGGGGACGACCTCGGAGGTGACCCGGTGCCGGCAGGTTTGCTGCTGAGAGGCCACCTCGACCCAGTAAAGCACTTTCCTTTCCAGGGAGAAGTCATGCTGTGGAAGAGCGAGAGGCAGCTGGTGAGGACACCTGAAACCAGACCATGTGGCACCGAGCAAACCACGTGCTTTGCGAGGCAGCTTAAGGGCTGCAGCCTTCCCATATCAGATCCTACTTCCCTGAGCATCAGGGCTGGCTGTTGGATTGGGCTGTGCCAGCCTCATCCCTATAGGGAATCCCCAAATTTACACTTGAAAAAAGTCCCTGTATAAAGTTATTACTATTGTGAGTTGTACCTACAATTCTTTTGAGAAGTGTTTTATACTTAGAGGTGGTTTTGTGTCACTTTGGCTGCTGTGGAAGGTGGGAGGGTGCAGACAGGGGAGGTGGGCATCCCAATTTTAGGCGGCTGCAGAGAGGCACTGCATCCAGCCACAGGCTGCCCCCATGGTGGTGGCAGAGTTTGTCTGTGGCTCTCATTAGTGGCACTTCAGGCATAGGGGCTCTGGAGCCACCAAGGAGGGTGATGCCACCTCAGGCAGTGGCAGGACCAGCCATGGGAGTCTCTTGTGGCGCCAGGGGCTCGGCTGGTCCCCAAACAGAGTTGTCATTTCCACATAGTCTGTCTTAAAAT is a genomic window of Chiroxiphia lanceolata isolate bChiLan1 chromosome 12, bChiLan1.pri, whole genome shotgun sequence containing:
- the UBAP1L gene encoding ubiquitin-associated protein 1-like isoform X3; its protein translation is MSYLDEVPFRMALSLDGDSGGEIPLITAPDIEVLDCTDILMSTMHDFSLERKVLYWVEVASQQQTCRHRVTSEVVPTAPPCWLLLVDPADSYGGRARDAAVRRSISMSAADTSYGHARGRAGLSDTESETWHSEEGDYSDDEYSSTSLEENDKDEKLLSRRRSSGRSVASRLSFYQTRPKTSPGLLEPSPEKNVHSPASPDPSKQRRSMVIFNNMKNELEAARRKLAALVHPLNRAAMGGRGIPVPRLLPQCPGTNRGVKYGPAQDVSQLGTLVPTPPATPAPIPPIKRHKPTVPSLSPYTCLPPACTPGRPLSSLRSQPDSSADLLSALSQEERDLIEPVIALGYPTHKAILTLQKTGRQSLSQFLSYLGACDRLLKQGYEEGQVEEAMEMFQYSEKKAAEFLHLLAQFNDMGFQQNEIKEVLLLCGNQRERALEELVMKTH
- the UBAP1L gene encoding ubiquitin-associated protein 1-like isoform X2, whose amino-acid sequence is MSSSDARNQAGVMSYLDEVPFRMALSLDGDSGGEIPLITAPDIEVLDCTDILMSTMHDFSLERKVLYWVEVASQQQTCRHRVTSEVVPTAPPCWLLLVDPADSYGGRARDAAVRRSISMSAADTSYGHARGRAGLSDTESETWHSEEGDYSDDEYSSTSLEENDKDEKLLSRRRSSGRSVASRLSFYQTRPKTSPGLLEPSPEKNVHSPASPDPSKQRRSMVIFNNMKNELEAARRKLAALVHPLNRAAMGGRGIPVPRLLPQCPGTNRGVKYGPAQDVSQLGTLVPTPPATPAPIPPIKRHKPTVPSLSPYTCLPPACTPGRPLSSLRSQPDSSADLLSALSQEERDLIEPVIALGYPTHKAILTLQKTGRQSLSQFLSYLGACDRLLKQGYEEGQVEEAMEMFQYSEKKAAEFLHLLAQFNDMGFQQNEIKEVLLLCGNQRERALEELVMKTH
- the UBAP1L gene encoding ubiquitin-associated protein 1-like isoform X1 yields the protein MSSSDAARNQAGVMSYLDEVPFRMALSLDGDSGGEIPLITAPDIEVLDCTDILMSTMHDFSLERKVLYWVEVASQQQTCRHRVTSEVVPTAPPCWLLLVDPADSYGGRARDAAVRRSISMSAADTSYGHARGRAGLSDTESETWHSEEGDYSDDEYSSTSLEENDKDEKLLSRRRSSGRSVASRLSFYQTRPKTSPGLLEPSPEKNVHSPASPDPSKQRRSMVIFNNMKNELEAARRKLAALVHPLNRAAMGGRGIPVPRLLPQCPGTNRGVKYGPAQDVSQLGTLVPTPPATPAPIPPIKRHKPTVPSLSPYTCLPPACTPGRPLSSLRSQPDSSADLLSALSQEERDLIEPVIALGYPTHKAILTLQKTGRQSLSQFLSYLGACDRLLKQGYEEGQVEEAMEMFQYSEKKAAEFLHLLAQFNDMGFQQNEIKEVLLLCGNQRERALEELVMKTH